The Apium graveolens cultivar Ventura chromosome 10, ASM990537v1, whole genome shotgun sequence nucleotide sequence TGATATTGTTGGGGTGAAAAGTTGATAGTGTTTTATCGATTTTTCTTTTCTCCGTAACTTTTTCACCACACATAATAAGCCTAAAACTTATTTTGAACAAAGCAGAGCTATATGTTCGGACACTCTTAAAATCCCGAAGTCTTAAATTAGCCAAATCATTTTCAGCTGCAGGTAGATAAACTAGTTTCTGGTGATCGAACATATCCTTtagattttcccataaaataaagGGATCCTCGACTTCTAAGTATTTGATTTTAAATCTTCATGCATGTGGTGTCGGAGAAAAATTATAGAGGTAAAGTTTTCTTCAACCGTAGATTTATTTTCTGCCTTTATGGTATCGCTTAATTTCTTTGAACCCAAATGCAACTTTACATCTTGTacccatgataaataattatcgCCAGAAATGTCTAAGACAACGAACGACAAACTTGTAATATTTGTCATACTAAATCTGAATTAACacgaaaattattaaattttaattcatcaatGTGAATATTACATCAAATCCTAGTTAATAGGGTGCGTTAACAAGTACGCAATAATCaatgtatatatcattattatcattaataatataaacaaatctatatataaaatgacaaaTGGATTTTCACCCGCCATACGAACGTCTGCGTATGCAGGTTATCTCCGACCAATAATAAATTAAAGTGGACAATCCTGCATAAGTTAGTTATGGGCAAAGTTATTATCCGATAATTATGCAATTCATAAATTAAGGTTCCCACTATATTTCGGTATTACCCAAAATTAAATGGTaccgtaaaataattttaataggcggtgctccagccatatatatttaaattattagtagagggtgtaaccacgtctatttcggtcacatatatataaaaattatatgtAGAGGGTGTAACTACGTCtacttatatatatgtatatttaaattaaaattatacatTCTCAGTTTCGGCAGGGTTTCGTGCTGATAACGTATTGTAAAATACTAGCTATAACAGTATTATATCGAACATTTGTAAAAGTAAATATAGCAGAAAGGGAGAAAGAGAGCAGATTAGATAGATGAAAACTGCTTGGGTGTGTTTTACATCATTCCGAAGAAGGATATTTATAGTCAAAACAAATAACATAGAATTTAATGTAATGCAAATATTTCCAAGTGTAAGTTCAGCCTTACTATTTAATATTTGAAAATAACAATCAATTTACAACATGTATCTTATTTTTATGGCAattacataattttttaaaaaggcaaatatatttacttttataACAATTTATAAACAtgttaatatattttttaaaagattaaagatataaattataattaaaaatgaaaaacAACAGGAAATGGAAAGGAATATTTAGTAGAGGGTGGGGAATGGATATTGAAGAAAAATGGGTAAACCTAAAAAAAAAGGGAAAAGGAGAATAATTAAAAGTTATGAAACAAACACTTAAAGAAATGAAATGAGTAGAAATGTTTAcctttatttttataataatttggTGTCTAAGATTGAAGTGTCCGTATCTGAAATGAGTATGCTGATTGCATAAAGTTGAGGATCTCCCAAATGTAGTTGAGGATGAGAGGTTGGTTGGCAGGCAGGCAGGTGACAAACAAGATCActcaactaatttatatattGGAAGGATGATAATAAACTTCATGATACTGAGGTGTGGCAATTGGGCATCACTGGTGGACTGTTTGATCAAGTACAATATGAATTTTTGAGTTATTATTATGCCCAGGGTGAAAAGTTAAATTCTCGTGAAAACCCCGATGGTGAAATTGATTCAACAAACTATATCTCTTGATATGCTACAACTTGTACATTTATTTATTCAGGCATGTGAGGTATTCAAAGTATTGTACATTTATTTATTCAGGCATGTGAGGTATTCAAAGTAGTGTTAGCTCTTGGTTTGAAGTTTCATGTAACTTGTGGTTTGAATCTTACTGAACAACTCTTACACATAGCCATTCTAATTCGCATTCGCATGGATTGTTTGCACGTGATTACCCAAAGGGAAACTGTTGGCTTTTAACCcgtctattatatatataacagaGCAAATAGGGGTTGGATGACACAATTTaatcatattaaaattattgaacTGCCCCTCATTATTGTatgttaataattattttaatttaatatacaTGTATTAATTATCTCTAACTTAATATATTTGTATTAAGTATTATGTCTCATTATTACGTATATTTATTACTacttgattatttaataataacaatttataaccatataaataaattaaatacatTTTTAAGGAGAAAAATAATGGGTCTGTTTGGCTATCTAATTAAGTCAGCTTATTTACTTATAAGTCCGTTATAATTTATTGACGAGTGTTTGGCTGTCTAACttataagtcgaatttacaacttataagctgataagttgaatgttagcaacgatatactttttctcaacttattttaatttttttaactttgattttaaaataaCTATTTTTTATTGTCAATCTAACTTAAAATTtacgaattaagataattatatgtAAAAGtcatttattttagttcatttaagtgaaaaaaaattatgacttataagtaaaattaaccAAACACATAGATAACTTAGATTACTTATGAGCATTCATCTACTTATCACTTGtatacttatttattttaaatcataagttacttattttaagattacCCAAACGGGCACAATATTAGCGTACGAAGATCGAAGCACAAATAGTAGAAATTATTTTTTATTCTAACAATGTGGGAACTATTATAAAAAAGCATAATTTTCATAAAATGGTTAAAACTATACATAAACAATGATtatattgaaattttaaaggtatAGACGATATAATGCATAATTTTTTTAACCGTATTAATATATAACAAATATTGAACTTTCATGCATATAAGAAAAAGGGTTGAAAAAACTCGAGGATCATTAATATTACATATACTTCGAATTGATGGGATCATTAGTCTAACAATACATACTTCCGGTCAAGATCAACAATCACGAACCTCATTTATCGCATTTTTAGCATTTAAATTCATTAggtatttaaataattatttattcatatTTCGGGTATTGAACACCACTACATTTCTCTATTGTTTCACCTTAATATTAAATGTCAAAAAACTTGTTTTGCATCGATATAACCACACCCCAGAAAGTCAAAAACTACTTATATCATATAAATAAGTTAATTTTATCAATTCACCTGAAAACAACACGAATACACTGCTAACAACTGTAATTAAAAACGCGCAATCTAGACATGCTCATGCATTGCACGAGTTATAAAAAATCGGTCAACTTAAACAAGTACAACTTTTAcgaatattatatattaattgtCTGATATAAAATAGAAAAAAGATGTATTTTAcaatataatttatatttcatttatataatatgtatattgTTAATTAACATGTGAGTTTAGAAAATGTCCGTGCCTCGCACGGGATATAAAACTAGTTTATTAGTTAAACTGAAACAACTTTGAAAACTCTTATATATAGCTATGTAGTGTTATGTCTATGCTTTATGAAATGAAATGAATTCAATGTTTGTTTTTATCTTTTACTTTCTGCAATTCCTTCCCGTTCTTGCCTTTCTTTgtttaattttaacaaaaatcCTAAACAAGTATCAAGATCATGACAGAATGATTGGGGAAAAACAAGGATAAAAATTAGTGAGGAGACAGGGTATTGCTGAATACGCATTCAAGTGACCAAATCGGTAAAATTAATCACTTTCATTAAGTATGCGTATTTACGTAATTGTCgactttattttttattttaatcgTTCTTTGTAAACATGTTTTTCAacttaaaaaataataatttattagtCTACAAAAAGTGTAAAAAATTAATCACGAGTTTCCCACCAAATATAAAAGAATTTTTTCTTTATTTGCATTTTTTGTCAGGATCTTTATTTGCATTTTATTTTGGGGATTTGTGTCAACTTCTTTCTCTGGAGAGCCTAATGGGCGGAACGGGGGTAATCGAGTCACTGTCCAGGCTGACAGGCTCGAGCTCcattaaaataattcagattcGAGCTCGAACTCGATCGAACCTTTAATTTTAAGTTTAAAATTCGGCTCGTAAAATGTTTGTtaggctcgagttcggctcgaaaactcgattaattcattaaatattaacaaaaattcAAAATATGATCGGTTCGACTCGAGTTTGACttgataataaataaataatatataaaaatattaaatatttacgtgaaaaaatatgtataataaaaaaaattaaaaataataaaggcTCGATAAAACTCACAAATCTTACGAGCCGAATAATTTGAATCTCGAACTCGGCGGCggtaaaaaattaaaaaattcaagcTCAGCTCAATTATTTTCGAGACGAATTCAAATTTTTTAAGAATCGAACTCCAGTAGCACATTTTGGCACGACAGGGCGAAAACAATTTAAAAGCAGGAACACATGCTTCTTGCTGGCTTCAAGCATGAAGCCATGAACAAGCTCAAACAAGCTCTTTCACAACCTCAAAAATACACTACACATTATTACAACTCAGTTATCAACCGTCTGTCCTCCCAAGGGGCCCACACCCATGTTCTTCATGCATACATTTCCATGTTTCAACCCAATAATGTATGTCCAGATGCCTATACATATCCTGGTCTACTCAAATCTTGCACTTTTCTTAATCTTTTTTCACATGGGGTTTCTTTTCATCAGCAGATTATTGTTAATGGGTTCTCTTCAGATGCTTATGTTGCGTCTTCTTTGATCAATTTCTATGCAAAATTTGGGTACACGGTACATGCACACCATGTGTTTGATCAAATGTCCGAGAGGAATGTGGTCCCGTGGACTGCCATGATTGGGTGCTATGCGAAAATTGGGAAAATGGGTACTGCATTTTGTATGTTTAAGAGGATGGTTTATGAGGGAGTTAGGCCTAGTTCGGTTACTATGTTGGCGTTGTTGTCGGGTGTTTGTGAGGATGTTTTAAATGTAGAGTGTTTGTTTGGTTGTGTAGTGAAGTGTGGGTTTGATTTTGATTTAGCTGTATTGAATTCGTTGGTGAGTTTGTTGGGGAAATGTGGGAGAGTTAAGGATGCTAGGGAGTTGTTTGAGTTGATGGATAGGAAAGATATTGTTTCATGGAATTCTTTGATTTCAGGGTATGCTTTGACAGGGAATGTACGAGAAGTGAAGTTGCTTGTTAATAGAATGACGTTGGAAGGCATGGAACCTGATCATCAGACTTTTGGAGCATTGGTGTCTGCTACGGCAAGACAGAATAATATTATTGTGGGAAAGTTGGTGCATTCTCATATATTAACTTCTGGTTTTGAGTTAGATGTACAGGTTGAAACATTGCTTATTTCTATGtacttaaaatttggaaatttagATTATGCATATACTATATTTAAACAAACACTAGACAAGGACACTATGTTGTGGACAACAATGATCTCGGGTCTTGTACAGAATGATTTTGCGCACAGGGCAGTTGTTTTGTTCCGAGAAATGTTGAGTTCTGGAGTTATGGCATCTTCTATTACGGTAGCTTGTGCTCTCGCTGCTTGTGCTCACATGGGCGCCCTCGATTTGGGGACCTCAATTCATGCTTACATGATAAGGCAAGAAATGCCTAGGGAAGTCTCTACTCAGAACTCTCTGGTAACAATGTATTCAAAGTGTGGCCATTTAGAGAAAAGTTGTATAGTTTTTAATTTGATGGACAAAAGGGACATTGTTTCTTGGAATGCTATTGTTTCCGGGTATGCACAGAATGGGGACTTATATAAAGCTATGTGTTTATTAAATGAAATGAGGTTAGCCCTCGAAAGACCGGACTCAATAACTGTTGTCTCCCTTCTCCAAGCTTGTGCGTCCATTGGGGCATACCATCAGGGAAAGTGGATTCATAGTTTTTTCATTCGGAATGCCATAGGATCATGCATCTTGGTTGATACAACTTTAGTTGATATGTACTCCAAGTGTGGTAAGCTAGAAAGTGCAAAAAGGTGTTTTGACAGAATGTTACAGCATGATGTGGTTTCTTGGAGCACAATTATTTCTGGATATGGTAGTAATGGTAAAGGACAAACAGCTCTAAAGCTGTATGAGGAGTTTCTCAAAACTGGCCTAAGACCTAACCATGTCATTTTCTTATCTGTTCTCTCTGCCTGTAGTCACAACGGGCTCGTTGATCATGGTATAAGGTTGTTCCACACAATGACAATGGATTTCCAGCTCGAACCAAAAGCAGAGCATTGTGCTTGCATTGTTGATCTCCTCTGTAGAGCTCGTAGGGTGGAAGATGCGCATGAATTTTACAAGAAAATGTTTGTTGAACCAGTAGTTGATGTTTTAGGCATACTACTTGATGCTTGTCGTAACAATGGCAAAGCAGAGCTTGGTGACACTATAGCTCAAGAAATTCTATCATTGCAGCCTGGTGATGCTGGAAACTATATGCAACTGGCTCACAGTTATGCTTCCACATCTAGATGGGACGATGTTGGTGAGGCTTTGATTCAGATGAGGTCTCAAGGCCTGAAAAAACTTCCTGGCTGGAGTTATTTTGAATTACAAGGGACTATCACAACATTTTTCACAGATCACAGTACACATCCACTGTATGAAGAAATTGTAGCGCTCTTAATGTTTTTGAGCAAAGAAATTAGGAAACCTAACATTATCAACCCTGAGGAAACATTCATTGAAGAATTAAGAACATGTAAAAATGATAGCTTCCTCATGCAAGAACTACTGACTGCTGAGTCCTGAAAAACCATGTTATAGGTGCTTACTGTTTGTTGGGGTGCTGACCTGATTATAAATACTTACACGTAGTGCAATTTTTACCAGTGCAGATGCAGAATTGTGGTCAGTGTTACGCTAAAATGTGCTCCGGCTGTTGATACAGCTAAGCTAAGCTGGAAAAT carries:
- the LOC141693905 gene encoding pentatricopeptide repeat-containing protein At4g04370, with the protein product MLLAGFKHEAMNKLKQALSQPQKYTTHYYNSVINRLSSQGAHTHVLHAYISMFQPNNVCPDAYTYPGLLKSCTFLNLFSHGVSFHQQIIVNGFSSDAYVASSLINFYAKFGYTVHAHHVFDQMSERNVVPWTAMIGCYAKIGKMGTAFCMFKRMVYEGVRPSSVTMLALLSGVCEDVLNVECLFGCVVKCGFDFDLAVLNSLVSLLGKCGRVKDARELFELMDRKDIVSWNSLISGYALTGNVREVKLLVNRMTLEGMEPDHQTFGALVSATARQNNIIVGKLVHSHILTSGFELDVQVETLLISMYLKFGNLDYAYTIFKQTLDKDTMLWTTMISGLVQNDFAHRAVVLFREMLSSGVMASSITVACALAACAHMGALDLGTSIHAYMIRQEMPREVSTQNSLVTMYSKCGHLEKSCIVFNLMDKRDIVSWNAIVSGYAQNGDLYKAMCLLNEMRLALERPDSITVVSLLQACASIGAYHQGKWIHSFFIRNAIGSCILVDTTLVDMYSKCGKLESAKRCFDRMLQHDVVSWSTIISGYGSNGKGQTALKLYEEFLKTGLRPNHVIFLSVLSACSHNGLVDHGIRLFHTMTMDFQLEPKAEHCACIVDLLCRARRVEDAHEFYKKMFVEPVVDVLGILLDACRNNGKAELGDTIAQEILSLQPGDAGNYMQLAHSYASTSRWDDVGEALIQMRSQGLKKLPGWSYFELQGTITTFFTDHSTHPLYEEIVALLMFLSKEIRKPNIINPEETFIEELRTCKNDSFLMQELLTAES